ttcttttttttcatcttcaggAATTGGCATTGAATTTTTACCAAATGCTTTTCAAGCATCTAACAAGTTTGTAATATggtttttcatctttaatttgttactGTAATGACTTATATTGGAAGATAGTCTAATAtcaaaccatccttgcatttcgGGGATAAAGTCTACTAGTTTGGAagcattattcttttaatatactgTTGAATATGATTTGCTGTAAttgattttaataattcttttagcTATATTCCTAAGAAAGATTAGCCTAtgatttcctttttatggttttctTACCCATTTTGGGTATTAGGtttcatttaattaaatcaaaataaagttTTCTGTCCCCTCATCTGAGCAGTTTAGTTAACAGTGACATGATTGTTTCTTAAAAGTTGTGTAACACTTTTCCATAAAGTGGTCTGGGCCTAGAGTTTTCTTTTACTAGAtacattttttactattttttcaatttctttttagattcttgaCCTGTTTAGGCTTTCAACATATTTTGAGTCAGTTTCTCTGCATTTTCCTAGAAATTCATTTTCCTagaaattcatcattttaatctaaattttcaaatttactggTATAGTAAATCTactatatagtaaatatatagtatagtatagtataacaCTATTCCAGTAAATTTACAAATTTACTGGTATAGTGTTATACAACTTGttgaacaatgtgggggttaGGAGTGCTGACCCcctgcacagtcaaaaatccatgtataactttatgGTCATTCCTCATAACCACAGTTGTGCATCAGCAGATTCAATTAAGTGCCAACTTTGTAGTGTTATAGCatgtatttatcaaaaaaaaaatctgtgaataagtggacctgtgcagttcaaacccatgttgtttaagggtcaagtgtacaaatttttctcttttaaaactttttaccaCATCTTTAATTATGACCCAATTccttatttctaataatttttttgtatgtttacctttttttccatcttcaaacTTGCCAAAAgtgtgttttttggttgtttttttccaaagaatcaacttttcattttattaataaaattttaccttgtatgtattcattttctttctaattttattaatgttttgctTCATCTTCATtaattatttccttctattttcttttcatatattattttttatattcctgaGTTGAGTGCTTATTTATCTTCAGACTTCCACTGTATAATATATCCATTTgaagattaatttttttatactgaaCATGAACTagatttattttatatgaaaataccaTGAAAGAAAATGACATATCTCTGACATATGATTTAACTATTTACTGTTAAAGCAGTAAAGCTAAGGTTAAATATATCAGaaagtccatcttttttttttttttaagctgacaGGGAGAATCATGGTTATCAGACACTACATATTAAAGGGATTTTAAAACAATGCCCTTAACTTCTGTATTTTTGtattgataaaaaataaagatatcttTCTCCATGAtgtaaaaaaattcacattttagttGGTTatagtttttaaacaaatttgaaCAACTACGAAACCCATTCTTCTACAGGCTTCAACCTGCCGAAATAAATGACCAATaactatgaaaaacaaaactaaaataaaacaaatatctgaGTCAGAGACCTTCTCAGAAGCAAGGAACATCTAAGTAGTACCTTGATTTTCAGATTGGTAGTTTTTGCTTCGGCCTTCCTACTCCTCACATCAAATATGCAATTAAATGACTTCTGTAGTTCTGCGGATTCTTGTTCTCTGATTTAAACTAACTTAATTAGTCTATTTACCTTAGTTTTAACTGCTTTTAGGGCATCAAGtactttctgcaggtttgggTTGGCCTGACCCacctggagattaaaaaaaataaagtgtgagATAAAAATTGTTATCAAGTCAAATcttatttagttaatttttttcaattaaaaacagtaactgaagaaaaaatatgCAAGTCAAAATAAAGGAATTTAGCAAAATtgtaatacaaaaacaaacctcttACTTTTTGTTAATTAATTGTAATTAGTAATATGAATGGCATGTTGTAAGTGTTCAGTAAAGGTTAACTAGAATCACTATAATTCCAAAAGTTAGTCACCCAAATATACCCACTTTAATAATAGCTTCCCTATAGAACATTTCAGGGACTCTCCTACAGAGGATGTGAACAAATCTTCCATTTTAAATATCAATTGAACTTTCTTGATGGGACAAACATcctcttaatatatttttctaatgaaaTATTAAGCTGATAAACTCCTGACTCTATGAGGTAGAAAGTTTAGAAGAAAGGGACTTTGgaagagctgaaaaataaaaaaaattagcctCACCTTCAACACCTTCCCATTTCATCTCTAcctgaaatttatttctctcttcaagtGGGAAAAGCCAAGAGAAAACAAACTAACAATATGCTAGggaactgttttttcatctgtggTCAGTCATTAGTAGAAGGGGAactttccaaaaacaaaagaatgactCAAATATTATTTTGCCTTATTTCATCCTATTTTGAGGTCAGATTGGTAAGAAATAGTTTAAGCAGAGCTCTGTAACTCTCTAAAACTCACCTTCACCAAAACACCAATAATTGCCAAACCATCAGTCTGTGAGGCAGCTTCAGCAAAGCTGGAGTACTTCGCAGAATTCCAGTGAACTATATGAAGCTAAAAATGACAATGTGGTTGAGTAGTTATTTATACCATTGTGAAGGTAAAACGTTAGACATTAACTTgttaatatataaagatatatcttGGCTTTGATAGGTAAAACTTATGTGGCCCTTCATCCAGGGCATGGAAAGGGCTATGTTCTCACTCTTAAGAAAAGTTATCTGTGCGTTGAACAGAGTAGGCAAGTTGCAAATACTGGAACCAGTaagtaaaatttcttttctcactaTATCATAACTATTCAATattactcctttttttaaaaaaaaaacatctttggTATAAGAAAATCAGGAATTCTGACTAACTAGTTTGGGGACAAAAACTTAATTTTCTCTCACTTGAGGTACTTAGTAATTTTCTGAGAAGGGGTTCCTGAAGTATCTGGAGTCTTGGCCAAGGACAGATTCTCTTGAGCATATCCAGACACCTCTCAAGCCAACATCTCCAGCCTAACCTCTCTGTGGAACTCTAGACTTGTATATCCAAGTATgtgtgttatatcttcttgatacTTTCTTGACATCTCCACATGGATGTTTAATATGAATCTCAAGCTTAATATGGCCAAACTAGAATTCTTGATTTCCTCCTTGCCGGACCTGTTTCATTTTCCCTTCTTAGGAAAAGGCACCACCTTCCATCTAATTGCTCAACCAAAAAATACAACAGTTGTCAttaatttcttacttttcttcACTTATCAACATCCATCTTTCAGCACATCTCATAAATTATACCCCTTCACTTGGTTCACAACTTTGAGTCTTTGCATTAGCTGCTGATTTTCTCTGGGGTGTCCTTCCCCATAATCTTTCAACAGCAGGATTTTGACTTGAATTAAGGCAGAACTCAAATGCCAGTTCTGAAAGAATCCTTTTCTGACCACCCAATGTAAAGTGATCATCTGGTCACTTGTATCATTCTAAATCAAACCAGTTCTCTCCATGTCATgtatctcttcccttcccttccctttctgttccttcccttcccttcccttctcttccctcccctcccttgccctctcttccccttccctccctgcctctcccctcttcccctcttctttgtctcttctctctctctttctccccacctctccctctctcctgctctcccttccatcctccatCCCACCATCTGTCATATGTTGAACTTCATGGCTAAGTGCCTGTCATCTCTACCctggattaattttatttttctcaaattagaTGAATCACCAGTTATATTTCCTAAATGCAACCAAATATCCTCCCCCAAAGATGCTACTAATACTAATTTAGGATTTCAGCCTATTTGATTTTAGTCCACATTCAATTTTATGAAggagaaataggagaaaaaaaacatttaatggATTTCTGCAACATTGAAAGTTATTAGTCTGGCTTTACAATGTAACATAAAGTTATATTTGTATACTATTCCCAAATcctctattaaaatgaaaaatgcataaCCCTGTACCTAACAATCCCTCTTATGAAAATCTGCCCTACATACTTGCTTTCACTAGGGTGTAAGATATATGTACAGGtgtatttattgcagcattttttttttttttttttttttggtaaaagcaaaaaacccaacagaacaaaaggaaaaggcattGTAATTGTCCATATGTAGGGCTCAGCTGATAAATTCTAACATATGCATACACTGAAATATTGTACAGACAGTAAAAATAgaggtgcagggcttccctggtggctcaatggttgagagtctgcctgccgatgcaggggatgcgggttcgtgccccggtccgggaaggtcccacgtgccgcggagcggctgggcccgtgagccatggcctctaagcctgagcgtccggagcctgtgctccacagcgggagaggccacaacagtgagaggcccgcgtaccacaaaaaaaaaaaaaaaaaaaaatagaggtgcAATTAAACCTACAGACTTGAAAAAATGATCATGATAAATTggtaagtgaaaaaaaagcaTGTTGGAAAACGATATATACTATGAActcattttataaaagtaaaataaaaaagccaACCAGTCTATATTGGTACAAACGTATTGTATATTCATACATATGAAGAGCAAAAGTTCTTTGTTTTCAGTCTTCCATACCCTCTGTTGACAGATTGATGCAAATGTTCTTTAGTTTTCCATGGATATACAGACAAAATGTCTTGAATTGGATCACAAACTTCCATGTGGAGGTGAATCAAGAGGCCAGAGGGTAGTGGCCTGCAGCCAGGGAACCTCAAACCCTCATCTAGAGTATGCTACTCTATGATGACTCCTGTGATTAAACTTGCAATCTTAGTAGAGTCTTACTGAAGTGTTCCAGCCTAGCTACACCTATGCTACTGGTGTGTCCAAACTTGAACATTTAAATAAGAAGAGAATGATGGTGTGTTCCATTTGGGGGTTGGAGCTTTAAAAGGAGAGCAGCATTTCCCCTTGAGGTTAGCCTGACATCAAGATAAGTTTTCAAGGCATTCTGAAATGAAAGAGTATTCTGGGGCTCATGAGTCTGACTCCAAGTTCACCTGCCTCTTTCACATGAAAAATTTCCCTCTACTGCCGAACTCAGTGTGTCTGTATTTGATTTTAATGGAGCCTGGGAGGAGCCATTATAATGGTGTCTTATGTTATAAGGGAGCTTCTTCTGGGAGGACTCTCAGTGTAGTTCTCGCTCACTCGCTAAGCGACCTTACCTCTGCAGAATATTTGACTCCATCCACTAAGTGCTCAGAACCATAGTCATCTTTGACACCCCAGTGAAAATGGAACTGACGGAGCCTATAGCTTTCAGAGAGAGAACCGCCTTTCAGCActagaagaaaaaggaaactactgttaGTGTTACAATCATAAGCTCCAGTTTATCTTTGCATTTAATATAAACTAACATTAAATTGGATTgagtagaaatgaaaacaaacagcaGTGCCAAAGTTTCCatcttgttggttttttttcccccacatcgACAATGATGGTCTTCATATGTGTGGTGCACCCTAAGATAGTGCATGAATTATATATAATTCTCAGCACATGAGCtgtaattttacctttttctgcCTTCAAGAAAGCATATTGGAAAATGAGTGAATTATATGATTACAGGGCTTTCCTTGAATCTGCTTTAATTtgcaagttcattcattcattcttttaacaaaGACAGTAGTGGGCAGTATGCATCAAGTTctttagtaatttatttttagtaacaAATTACTCAACATATACCTTGTAACTGATCAGGACACAAGAGGGTATCTTGACAGCTTTGTTGAGAATCCCTAGCCAGGGACCAAAAGAATGCTCCAGTAGAATGGTACGGTCCCTTTTAAAATTCTCACATTGAATGACCATGTTTCTTTAGAGAGTCTATCCAACCATATGATTAATAAAACACACATAATACCAGACCTAATCCTAACAATGGATATAGCTGCAAGGTGTCTAAAATTTAGGCTCAGAACCTTGTACGAAAGTGCTATAACAAATTTTGCCTTTTGTCAGTAGAGTTGTTTTATGGAATTGTCATTTAATAAATCATTCAGTAAACAGTTGTGAAAATTTTACTATGTGCTAGATTCTGGGATATGAAGATAATTCAGTCACTATGGCCTAGTAAGGAGAGGGGAATATAGACAAGTATACTTATGCACAGAATTGTTCCATGCAAGATGCACACAAGACCATTTTCTTACTGGCACTTCACAGTTATGGAGCCATTTTTCTGgtcacacaaataaatatattcttcacctctgtttttcttcccTACTAGGCTCCTCCACCCTCATCTCgattagaaaatatttgctttttcagtttttatattcATGATGGTTCATAGACCTTTTTGAAAAGCTACTGTTTATTCAGAGGGTGTGAAGTGAGCAAAAAGACATTGGAAACAAGAAGAAATGGAATAGTGTCTCTGCAAAGGAGAAGGACTGAAAAAAGACAGATCTGGGAGTCCCCAAAATCATCTTTACCACTTGTAAATTTTCTAGATATTCAAGATTCATCACCAGATTCCAGCAACGTTACACATGTGCACAAAAGACTGCAGATGGTCGTTTGTGTTTCTTAGAgccctattattttaatttccccAGGAAAGTCGAAGAAAAATTAGAAGGGTCTTTTGGCTCACCTGATCGATTATCATTGTCCTCAAAGTTTACATGGAAGGAATGTCCCACGTTGACGATTTCTTTGGCTGTGTCTGGACTGTAGGAGACACTGATAGGTTTGAGAGAGGCATCATGTTTAGTTTCACTGGTTTTGATGTCGATGGGAGattgtttatttccatttgcgATGGGGTACAGCTTGCCCCACTGTTCGGGACCTACCAGGACAAACATATGCTTACAATCAAAACTTGATCAAATGCTCAAATCCAAGTTTTAGCAATATAACTTTGTTTATTAGATTAGGATTTACTGAGGATCTTAAATGATATTCTGTTTAACTTAATGGAAATTCAATGTTTGAGAATGCCCCTTTTCTATGCTATACTATAAAATAGTGTATTTGTCATTACAAATAATATGCTCATAGTCTATGGGATCAGACTATGCATATTTTACTGTTATAGCAATAGATTTCTAATATACAcatatggagagagagacagagggagagagaggaagagagacagaatGCATTTTGTAGACAACAATGACCCAAAGGACAACTGCTAAGAATACACACAAAACTATTATAATTCAAAGTCAGGCAAACCAAACCGTTAATCTATGACTACATAGGTATTTTAAG
This genomic window from Kogia breviceps isolate mKogBre1 chromosome 17, mKogBre1 haplotype 1, whole genome shotgun sequence contains:
- the CA1 gene encoding carbonic anhydrase 1, with protein sequence MASPDWGYDGENGPEQWGKLYPIANGNKQSPIDIKTSETKHDASLKPISVSYSPDTAKEIVNVGHSFHVNFEDNDNRSVLKGGSLSESYRLRQFHFHWGVKDDYGSEHLVDGVKYSAELHIVHWNSAKYSSFAEAASQTDGLAIIGVLVKVGQANPNLQKVLDALKAVKTKGKKAPFTNFDPSVLLPSSRDYWTYLGSLTHPPLYESVIWIIFKENISISSEQLAQFRSLLSNVEGDKEVRIKHNNRPPQPLKGRTVKASF